In the Maribacter sp. MJ134 genome, one interval contains:
- the ilvB gene encoding biosynthetic-type acetolactate synthase large subunit encodes METIKEKQKTSKTASTIKISGAEAIIHCLLAEGVDLLYGYPGGAIMPVYDELYKFQDKLTHILTRHEQGATHAAQGYARISGKVGVAMATSGPGATNLVTGLADAQIDSTPMVCITGQVPRHLLGSDAFQETDIIGISTPVTKWNYQITRASEIPEIMAKAFYIAKSGRPGPVLVDITKNAQFEEFDFSYKKCKGVRSYNPTPKPKTEAIEAAAKLINGAKKPFIVWGQGVILGKAEEELKALVEKAGIPAAWTIMGASALDTDHPLNVGMVGMHGNYGPNLLTNKCDVLLAIGMRFDDRVTGRLEDYAKQAKVIHFEIDPAEINKNVHADVAILGDSKETLKSLLPLIDAKSHESWHNIFKEKYKIEFDTVIKNDIHPTKEGLTMGEVIEEINIATEHKAAIVTDVGQHQMIACRYAKFKETKSNITSGGLGTMGFALPAAIGAKMGAMDREVVAIIGDGGYQMTIQELGVIYQHNVPVKIVVLNNDHLGMVRQWQELFFDKRYASTVMVNPDFVKIAEGYHIEAKRVSERKDLKAAVREMIASDKPYFLEVKVEKEDNVFPMIPSGAAVSEVRLK; translated from the coding sequence ATGGAAACAATAAAAGAAAAACAAAAGACATCAAAGACAGCATCTACTATTAAGATTTCTGGAGCTGAAGCAATCATTCATTGTTTATTGGCAGAAGGTGTCGATTTGCTTTACGGATATCCGGGTGGCGCAATAATGCCCGTATATGATGAGCTATATAAATTTCAGGATAAATTAACACATATCTTAACCCGGCATGAACAGGGAGCCACGCATGCTGCACAAGGCTACGCAAGAATATCGGGTAAAGTTGGCGTGGCTATGGCCACATCAGGTCCTGGAGCAACCAATTTGGTGACCGGATTGGCAGATGCGCAGATAGATTCCACACCAATGGTCTGTATCACAGGTCAGGTGCCAAGACATTTGCTAGGTTCAGATGCCTTTCAGGAAACCGATATTATCGGTATTTCCACTCCAGTGACAAAATGGAATTATCAAATCACCAGGGCTTCGGAAATTCCGGAGATCATGGCCAAAGCATTTTACATCGCCAAATCTGGAAGACCGGGTCCCGTTTTGGTGGATATTACAAAGAATGCCCAGTTTGAGGAGTTCGATTTTTCATACAAGAAATGCAAAGGAGTTCGGAGTTATAACCCAACACCAAAACCCAAAACTGAAGCAATTGAAGCCGCTGCTAAGCTCATCAACGGGGCAAAAAAACCCTTTATCGTATGGGGTCAGGGCGTTATTTTGGGCAAAGCGGAAGAAGAACTAAAAGCTTTGGTAGAAAAAGCTGGGATACCTGCCGCTTGGACCATTATGGGGGCTTCTGCCTTAGATACGGATCATCCCCTAAATGTGGGTATGGTAGGGATGCATGGTAATTATGGGCCAAACCTTCTTACCAACAAGTGCGATGTATTGTTGGCCATAGGAATGCGTTTTGACGATCGTGTCACCGGTAGATTAGAAGATTATGCCAAGCAGGCAAAAGTGATTCACTTTGAAATAGATCCTGCGGAAATTAATAAAAATGTCCATGCTGATGTAGCTATATTAGGAGATTCCAAGGAAACCTTGAAAAGTTTACTTCCATTGATCGATGCTAAATCTCATGAATCTTGGCATAATATCTTTAAGGAGAAGTATAAAATTGAGTTCGATACGGTTATCAAAAATGATATCCATCCTACAAAAGAAGGTTTGACCATGGGTGAAGTTATCGAGGAAATAAATATCGCCACAGAACATAAGGCTGCCATAGTAACCGATGTTGGACAACACCAGATGATTGCTTGTAGGTATGCTAAATTCAAAGAAACAAAGAGCAATATAACCTCCGGTGGTCTCGGAACCATGGGCTTTGCCCTACCTGCGGCCATTGGTGCTAAAATGGGCGCAATGGACAGAGAGGTCGTTGCCATTATAGGCGATGGAGGCTATCAAATGACCATTCAAGAGCTAGGTGTCATATACCAGCATAACGTACCTGTAAAGATTGTCGTTTTGAACAATGATCATTTAGGAATGGTCCGGCAATGGCAAGAACTATTTTTTGATAAACGCTATGCTTCCACGGTAATGGTTAATCCAGATTTTGTTAAAATCGCTGAAGGATATCATATCGAGGCAAAACGTGTGAGCGAGCGAAAGGATTTAAAGGCAGCGGTCAGAGAAATGATTGCTTCGGACAAACCCTATTTCTTGGAAGTGAAAGTGGAGAAAGAGGATAACGTGTTCCCAATGATTCCATCAGGCGCTGCGGTTTCTGAGGTTCGTTTAAAATAA
- the ilvC gene encoding ketol-acid reductoisomerase produces MANYFNTLSLRDQLTQLGKCRFMDSSEFADGVTALKGKKIVIVGCGAQGLNQGLNMRDSGLDISYTLRDAAIKEKRQSFINATENGFTVGTYEELIPSADVVINLTPDKQHTAVVGAVMPLMKKGATLSYSHGFNIVEEGTQVRKDLTVIMVAPKSPGSEVREEYKRGFGVPTLIAVHPENDPEGKGLAQAKAYAAGTGGHKAGVLESSFVAEVKSDLMGEQTILCGLLQTGSILCFDKMVEKGIDAGYASKLIQYGWETITEGMKYGGITHMMDRLSNPAKVKAFELSEELKDIMRPLFQKHMDDIMTGHFSKTMMEDWANDDKNLLSWRAATGETAFEKTAAGSDEITEQEFYDNGVLMIAMVRAGVELAFESMTESGIIAESAYYESLHETPLIANTIARKKLFEMNRVISDTAEYGCYLFDHACKPLLTDFMKKIDVDVIGKHFGEGKDNGVDNAKLIEINKILREHPVEIVGTRLRESMTAMKPIV; encoded by the coding sequence ATGGCAAATTATTTTAATACACTATCATTACGAGATCAGTTAACCCAATTAGGAAAATGTAGGTTCATGGATTCCTCAGAATTTGCTGATGGTGTTACGGCCTTAAAAGGCAAAAAAATTGTCATCGTTGGATGCGGGGCACAAGGCCTTAACCAAGGCTTGAATATGAGAGATTCTGGCCTGGATATTTCCTATACGCTAAGAGATGCGGCGATTAAGGAGAAAAGACAATCTTTTATCAACGCCACGGAAAACGGTTTTACCGTTGGTACGTATGAAGAATTAATTCCTAGCGCAGATGTGGTCATAAACCTTACTCCGGATAAACAACATACAGCGGTAGTCGGTGCGGTAATGCCCTTGATGAAAAAAGGAGCAACCTTGTCTTACTCACATGGTTTTAATATTGTTGAAGAAGGTACCCAAGTACGTAAAGATTTAACGGTTATCATGGTAGCACCAAAGAGTCCAGGTTCCGAAGTAAGGGAAGAATATAAAAGGGGGTTCGGTGTGCCAACGTTGATTGCAGTACACCCGGAGAACGACCCTGAAGGAAAAGGATTGGCACAGGCTAAAGCTTATGCTGCGGGAACGGGTGGCCATAAGGCCGGGGTTTTAGAATCTTCTTTCGTTGCTGAAGTAAAATCGGATTTAATGGGTGAACAGACCATTCTTTGTGGCTTGCTGCAAACAGGGTCAATTTTGTGCTTCGATAAAATGGTCGAAAAGGGAATTGATGCGGGATACGCCTCCAAATTAATCCAGTATGGTTGGGAAACAATAACCGAAGGAATGAAATATGGTGGAATAACCCATATGATGGACCGTTTATCCAATCCGGCTAAAGTAAAGGCTTTTGAGTTGTCAGAGGAGCTTAAGGACATTATGCGTCCATTATTTCAAAAACATATGGACGATATCATGACGGGCCATTTCTCTAAAACAATGATGGAAGATTGGGCCAACGATGATAAAAATCTATTGTCATGGCGTGCCGCAACGGGAGAAACCGCTTTTGAAAAAACCGCTGCCGGAAGCGATGAGATCACCGAGCAAGAGTTTTATGATAACGGTGTTCTAATGATCGCTATGGTTAGGGCAGGAGTAGAGTTGGCCTTCGAATCCATGACCGAATCCGGAATTATAGCAGAATCTGCGTATTATGAGTCTTTACATGAAACACCACTGATCGCCAATACAATTGCACGTAAAAAACTTTTTGAGATGAACCGTGTGATTTCTGATACGGCGGAGTACGGTTGTTATCTTTTTGATCATGCATGTAAACCCTTATTGACGGATTTCATGAAGAAAATAGATGTTGATGTCATCGGTAAACATTTTGGTGAAGGAAAGGATAATGGCGTGGATAATGCCAAATTGATTGAAATAAACAAAATCTTACGTGAACATCCTGTAGAAATTGTTGGTACGAGATTACGAGAATCAATGACCGCGATGAAACCCATCGTTTAA
- the ilvN gene encoding acetolactate synthase small subunit, which yields MEKQWFTISVYSENNVGLLNRISGIFLKRHINIESLNVSKSEIDEVSKFTIVVYTTNKWVTNIVGQIEKQIEVIKAFYHKDDETIYQESALFKIASDLLFDERQIQNIIKDSNAQIVTVARDFFVLAKSGRRFEIDEMHEQLKPFGIMQFVRSGRISVSKDEMQISALINEFQHN from the coding sequence ATGGAAAAGCAATGGTTTACCATATCGGTATATTCCGAAAATAATGTAGGATTACTGAATAGAATATCAGGTATATTTTTAAAGCGGCATATTAATATTGAAAGCTTAAACGTCTCAAAGTCAGAAATTGATGAGGTTTCTAAATTTACCATAGTAGTCTATACGACAAACAAATGGGTTACGAATATCGTAGGGCAGATAGAAAAACAGATAGAAGTCATTAAAGCATTTTATCACAAGGATGATGAGACCATATATCAAGAATCTGCCTTGTTCAAAATTGCGTCCGACCTTTTATTCGATGAAAGACAAATTCAGAATATTATAAAAGATAGTAATGCACAGATTGTCACAGTTGCACGAGACTTTTTTGTTTTGGCCAAAAGTGGTAGAAGGTTTGAAATAGATGAAATGCATGAACAATTAAAACCTTTTGGCATTATGCAATTTGTGAGGTCTGGTCGTATTTCGGTCTCAAAGGACGAGATGCAGATATCAGCTTTAATTAATGAATTTCAACACAATTAA
- the ilvA gene encoding threonine ammonia-lyase, producing MEYFPKIEDIEKAALTIRQVTEVTPLMRSIRLSKLFSANIFLKREDLHRVRSYKIRGAYNKISTLPKVQHKKGVVCASAGNHAQGVAFACNHLGINATIFMPAVTPKQKVEQTKMFGDSWVTVVLEGDTFDDAYLAALKYGKKEEMTFIHPFDDPKVIEGQGTVGLELIEQTKEAIDYIFVAVGGGGLASGLLGVFNKLSPSTRIIGVEPEGAPSMKTSIENNANTTLATIDKFIDGAAVKRVGDLTFSICKDRLYNMTTVPEGKVCQTILDLYNRDAIVVEPAGALSISVLEQYSEEIKDKNVVCIIGGSNNDITRTAEIKERALLYGNLKHYFIVRFPQRPGALKEFVVDILGPTDDITHFEYAKKSSRENAPAVVGIELKAASDLQPLVNRMKENNFYGDYLNDKPDLYQYLV from the coding sequence ATGGAATATTTTCCTAAAATCGAGGATATAGAAAAGGCGGCGTTGACCATCCGGCAGGTAACGGAGGTAACGCCGCTTATGCGTAGTATTCGTTTGTCCAAACTTTTCAGTGCCAATATCTTCTTAAAGAGAGAGGATTTACACAGAGTTCGTTCCTATAAAATAAGAGGGGCGTACAATAAGATAAGCACGCTGCCCAAAGTACAGCATAAAAAAGGGGTAGTCTGTGCAAGTGCTGGTAATCACGCACAAGGAGTAGCGTTTGCATGCAATCACCTTGGTATAAATGCCACTATTTTCATGCCTGCGGTTACGCCAAAACAGAAGGTAGAACAAACTAAGATGTTCGGAGATTCTTGGGTTACGGTAGTTTTAGAAGGAGACACTTTTGACGATGCCTACCTTGCAGCGCTTAAATATGGTAAAAAAGAGGAAATGACGTTTATTCATCCTTTTGACGACCCCAAGGTTATAGAAGGACAGGGAACTGTAGGTTTGGAACTTATTGAGCAAACGAAAGAAGCTATAGATTATATCTTTGTTGCCGTCGGTGGCGGGGGCTTGGCTTCTGGATTACTAGGCGTATTTAATAAGCTATCCCCCAGTACCAGGATTATTGGTGTTGAGCCAGAAGGAGCACCTTCCATGAAAACATCTATCGAGAATAATGCGAACACAACGCTGGCTACTATTGATAAGTTTATTGATGGTGCAGCGGTAAAGCGAGTGGGGGACCTTACTTTTTCTATCTGTAAAGATAGATTGTACAACATGACGACCGTCCCTGAGGGAAAAGTTTGTCAAACGATTTTGGATCTTTATAACAGGGACGCTATAGTTGTTGAACCAGCGGGAGCTCTAAGCATTTCGGTACTTGAACAATATTCCGAAGAGATTAAGGACAAGAACGTTGTCTGCATTATTGGCGGAAGTAATAATGATATTACAAGAACGGCGGAAATAAAGGAGCGGGCCTTGCTCTATGGTAATCTAAAACACTATTTTATAGTACGTTTTCCACAACGCCCGGGAGCGCTGAAAGAATTTGTTGTAGATATTCTGGGTCCCACCGATGATATTACGCATTTTGAATATGCTAAGAAATCGAGCAGGGAGAATGCTCCGGCTGTAGTGGGTATAGAACTCAAGGCTGCTTCCGACCTGCAGCCGCTAGTAAATAGAATGAAGGAAAATAACTTTTATGGCGATTATTTAAACGATAAACCAGACCTATATCAATATTTAGTTTAA
- the ilvD gene encoding dihydroxy-acid dehydratase — MELNKYSKNVTQDSTQPAAQAMLYAIGFKDEDFSKPLVGIASTGYEGNPCNMHLNDLAKLVKEGVNTEETVGLIFNTIGVSDGISMGTPGMRFSLPSRDIIADSMETVVQGMSYDALVTVVGCDKNMPGALMAMLRLNRPSILVYGGTIESGCHNDKKLDIVSAFEAWGEKVAGTMGESEYKSIIKKSVPGAGACGGMYTANTMASAIEALGMSLPYNSSNPAISNNKEAECIAAGKQMRILLEKDIKPLDIVTRKSLENAIRLVTIMGGSTNAVLHFLAIARAADVEFTLQDFQHISDTTPFIADLKPSGKYLMEDVHRVGGIPAVLKYLLKNGLLHGDCLTVTGKTLAENLENVPDLEEGQDVIMPLDKPIKATGHLRMLYGNLATNGSVAKITGKEGLLFKGTAKVFNSEYDANDGIRTGLVKKGDVVVIRYEGPKGGPGMPEMLKPTAAIMGAGLGKDVALITDGRFSGGTHGFVVGHISPEAQEGGTIALVKDGDVITIDAETNSISVDVSDEELAKRKTTWVAPELKFKKGVLYKYARSVSSAAQGCVTDEF; from the coding sequence ATGGAATTGAACAAATACAGTAAAAACGTTACACAGGATTCTACCCAGCCTGCAGCACAGGCCATGCTTTATGCCATTGGTTTCAAGGATGAAGATTTTAGCAAGCCACTGGTGGGTATAGCGAGTACGGGTTATGAGGGTAATCCTTGTAATATGCATCTTAATGATTTGGCCAAATTGGTTAAGGAAGGCGTTAACACTGAGGAAACTGTTGGATTGATTTTTAACACCATTGGTGTGAGTGACGGTATTTCTATGGGAACCCCTGGAATGCGTTTTTCATTACCTTCTAGGGATATCATTGCAGATTCTATGGAAACCGTAGTACAGGGAATGTCTTACGATGCCTTGGTTACGGTTGTGGGTTGTGATAAGAATATGCCAGGAGCCTTAATGGCTATGCTGCGTCTTAATCGTCCTTCGATTTTAGTATATGGTGGTACAATAGAATCTGGTTGTCACAATGATAAAAAATTAGATATCGTTTCTGCATTCGAGGCTTGGGGAGAGAAAGTAGCTGGAACTATGGGAGAATCGGAATATAAGTCTATTATAAAGAAATCCGTTCCAGGTGCGGGAGCTTGTGGTGGTATGTATACGGCAAATACCATGGCGTCCGCAATTGAAGCATTGGGCATGTCCCTGCCTTACAATTCTTCGAATCCCGCCATAAGTAATAATAAAGAAGCGGAGTGCATTGCCGCAGGAAAACAAATGCGTATTCTTTTAGAGAAAGATATTAAGCCTTTGGATATCGTTACCCGTAAATCTTTAGAGAATGCTATCCGGTTAGTCACCATTATGGGTGGTTCTACCAACGCGGTACTTCACTTTTTAGCTATCGCAAGGGCTGCAGATGTAGAATTTACACTCCAGGATTTTCAACATATCAGTGATACCACTCCGTTTATAGCGGACCTAAAACCAAGTGGAAAATACCTAATGGAAGACGTACACAGGGTCGGTGGTATCCCTGCAGTATTGAAATATTTATTAAAGAATGGTCTCTTACATGGCGATTGTCTTACGGTTACCGGAAAGACCTTGGCGGAGAATTTAGAGAATGTGCCGGATTTAGAAGAAGGTCAAGATGTAATCATGCCCTTGGATAAGCCCATTAAGGCAACGGGCCACTTAAGAATGCTTTACGGAAACCTGGCCACAAACGGTTCAGTTGCGAAAATTACCGGTAAGGAAGGTCTGCTTTTTAAAGGAACGGCAAAAGTGTTCAATAGTGAGTATGATGCCAATGACGGGATTCGTACGGGATTGGTAAAAAAAGGAGATGTTGTCGTTATCCGATACGAAGGGCCTAAAGGCGGACCCGGAATGCCGGAAATGCTTAAACCAACTGCCGCCATAATGGGTGCAGGTCTGGGCAAAGACGTAGCCTTGATAACCGATGGCCGCTTTTCTGGAGGCACCCATGGTTTTGTAGTAGGCCACATATCTCCGGAAGCCCAGGAGGGAGGTACCATTGCCTTGGTTAAGGATGGGGACGTCATCACCATTGATGCGGAGACAAATTCCATTAGTGTAGATGTCTCCGATGAGGAGTTGGCGAAGCGTAAAACTACGTGGGTAGCACCGGAACTAAAGTTTAAAAAGGGCGTGTTATACAAATACGCACGTTCGGTATCATCGGCTGCTCAAGGTTGTGTAACGGACGAGTTCTAA
- the pxpB gene encoding 5-oxoprolinase subunit PxpB has product MKLPSIHIKPYGVHAILIEWPNEVNETILNSILQFENYLHEYCLEGEDWETVPAYNSLLVLNRNIPLDYAAFRDKIQDWYQEKKKITRGQRYLWRLPVSYDLEFGIDLEDVAETLGISTDEVIALHTKNVYTVYGIGFLPGFMYLGGLPEALELPRRATPRLKVAKGAVGLAGRQTGIYPQESPGGWNIIGSCTVPIFNLKNESPCFVSVGDKIQFYQISRAEYDLHKIEAEVGIYQPEKIRIDA; this is encoded by the coding sequence GTGAAACTTCCCTCCATTCACATAAAACCTTATGGTGTTCATGCTATTCTAATAGAATGGCCCAATGAGGTTAACGAAACCATCCTAAATAGCATATTACAGTTTGAAAACTATCTGCACGAATACTGTTTAGAGGGGGAGGATTGGGAAACCGTTCCGGCCTATAATTCACTTTTGGTTTTAAACAGAAATATCCCATTGGATTATGCCGCGTTCAGGGATAAAATTCAAGACTGGTATCAGGAGAAAAAAAAAATTACGAGGGGGCAACGTTATTTGTGGCGCTTGCCTGTGAGTTATGATTTGGAATTTGGAATAGATTTGGAAGACGTAGCGGAGACCTTGGGTATTAGTACGGATGAAGTAATAGCACTGCATACAAAAAATGTATATACCGTTTACGGCATAGGCTTTCTGCCGGGGTTCATGTATTTAGGTGGTTTGCCGGAAGCCTTAGAATTACCAAGAAGGGCAACACCAAGGCTTAAAGTAGCAAAAGGTGCTGTGGGATTGGCGGGTAGGCAAACGGGTATTTATCCACAAGAGTCCCCAGGGGGTTGGAATATTATCGGTAGTTGTACCGTTCCTATTTTCAATCTTAAGAATGAGAGCCCATGCTTTGTGAGTGTAGGCGATAAAATTCAATTCTATCAAATTTCTAGAGCGGAATATGATTTACACAAAATAGAGGCAGAAGTAGGTATTTATCAACCAGAAAAAATTAGGATAGATGCTTAA
- a CDS encoding nitroreductase family protein, giving the protein MEKTATEAIQYRRSVRVFKKDLALDDEKVKQCLRNAVLAPTSSNLQLWEFYHITDAAILKQMTEACLGQNAAKTAQQLVVVVARKDLWRQRAKANINFLKKSFGDKDPKDYSKREKFALNYYQKLIPSIYTDFLGILGWFKYIVFQIIGLFRPIYKQVRNSDMRVVAHKSAGLAAQNFMISMAAIGYDTCPMEGSDTGRVKRILNIPRFAEINMVIGCGIRDENGIYGPRFRVPFEEVYKKV; this is encoded by the coding sequence ATGGAGAAAACCGCAACCGAAGCCATACAATACAGGCGTTCCGTACGGGTCTTTAAAAAAGACCTAGCACTAGATGATGAGAAAGTAAAACAATGCCTTAGGAATGCCGTGCTAGCCCCTACCAGCAGTAATCTTCAACTTTGGGAATTTTATCATATTACAGATGCTGCCATTCTTAAACAAATGACCGAAGCATGTCTTGGCCAAAATGCAGCAAAAACAGCACAACAATTGGTTGTAGTGGTTGCTAGAAAAGATTTATGGAGGCAACGGGCCAAAGCGAATATTAACTTTTTAAAAAAGAGCTTCGGTGACAAAGACCCAAAAGACTACAGCAAGCGAGAGAAATTTGCCCTGAACTATTACCAAAAATTGATACCCTCTATTTATACGGATTTTCTGGGCATATTGGGTTGGTTCAAATATATCGTATTCCAAATCATTGGCCTCTTTAGACCTATCTATAAACAGGTGAGAAATTCCGACATGCGCGTTGTTGCACATAAAAGTGCCGGACTAGCAGCACAGAATTTTATGATCAGCATGGCGGCAATAGGTTATGATACCTGCCCCATGGAGGGCAGCGATACGGGAAGAGTTAAAAGGATACTTAACATTCCAAGATTCGCTGAAATAAATATGGTCATCGGCTGCGGCATACGTGATGAAAACGGTATCTATGGGCCCCGTTTTAGAGTTCCCTTTGAAGAGGTCTACAAAAAAGTATAG
- a CDS encoding O-methyltransferase, which yields MRQENITDIPKIYPEIQRKSEEIGFSMPSDLLIGSLLKTLISSKPGAQVLELGTGIGLSLSWMIEGMDTNAHLTTVDNDPELIAIAKHYFGHDERLTIVCDDGAAWLKVNRDVKFDLVFADAWPGKYSEIETVLEMINPGGFYVIDDMTAQPNWPEGHDKNVDKLVRYLEDRTDFSLTKMNWSTGIIIAVKK from the coding sequence ATGCGACAAGAGAATATTACTGATATTCCTAAAATTTATCCAGAGATTCAGCGTAAATCCGAAGAAATAGGTTTTTCCATGCCTTCCGATTTGCTTATTGGTTCTTTACTTAAAACTTTGATTAGTTCCAAGCCCGGAGCTCAAGTTCTTGAGTTAGGTACGGGTATTGGTCTCTCTTTGTCTTGGATGATAGAGGGTATGGATACGAATGCGCATCTAACCACCGTGGATAACGACCCTGAATTGATAGCCATAGCAAAACATTATTTTGGGCATGATGAAAGGCTTACTATTGTCTGTGATGATGGCGCAGCATGGCTTAAGGTAAATAGGGATGTGAAGTTTGACCTTGTTTTTGCGGATGCGTGGCCAGGAAAATATAGTGAGATTGAAACTGTTTTAGAAATGATCAATCCTGGCGGCTTCTATGTGATAGATGATATGACTGCGCAACCTAACTGGCCAGAAGGTCATGATAAGAATGTGGATAAACTGGTCCGTTACTTAGAGGATAGAACAGATTTTAGTCTAACGAAAATGAATTGGTCCACGGGCATCATAATTGCGGTTAAGAAGTAA
- a CDS encoding biotin-dependent carboxyltransferase family protein, whose amino-acid sequence MLKVLKSGFYTTVQDLGRFNFRNKGVPVSGVMDQLSVFKANTLLENDTTDAVLEITMTGPTLIFEEETYITLAGAEMSATLNNMPIQNYKVYRINIGDILSYGRLDKGFRAYLAVKGGFRLQSILSSFSLYRPITRENRLKDGDVVPFEYNKLFKPKILEIKVDSFLEETVLEVYRAPEYDLLQEEQLAQLFDGDFTVAKENNRMAYQLEECINGHTINMLTSATLPGTVQLTPSGKLIVLMKDGQTTGGYPRILQLSDKAIAILAQKRAGSKIAFKLL is encoded by the coding sequence ATGCTTAAAGTATTAAAGTCCGGTTTTTACACCACGGTTCAAGATTTAGGTAGATTTAACTTTAGGAACAAGGGTGTTCCCGTTTCTGGCGTCATGGATCAATTATCGGTTTTTAAGGCCAATACGTTATTGGAAAATGACACTACGGATGCTGTATTGGAAATAACCATGACGGGACCAACATTGATATTTGAAGAAGAGACCTATATAACGTTGGCAGGTGCTGAAATGTCCGCTACCTTGAATAATATGCCCATTCAGAATTACAAGGTATATCGGATTAATATTGGGGATATTCTTTCTTACGGAAGATTGGATAAGGGTTTCCGTGCGTATTTGGCCGTAAAGGGAGGCTTTCGATTGCAAAGTATTTTAAGTAGCTTTTCCTTATATAGACCTATAACCAGAGAAAACCGACTCAAGGATGGGGATGTAGTACCTTTTGAATACAATAAGCTTTTTAAGCCAAAGATTCTTGAAATAAAGGTAGACTCGTTCCTAGAGGAAACCGTTTTGGAAGTGTATAGGGCGCCGGAGTACGATTTGTTACAAGAGGAGCAGTTAGCGCAGTTATTTGATGGCGATTTTACGGTGGCAAAAGAGAACAATAGAATGGCCTACCAGTTAGAAGAATGTATTAATGGTCATACAATCAACATGCTGACATCCGCAACCCTTCCGGGTACCGTGCAACTGACTCCGTCCGGTAAATTAATTGTCTTAATGAAAGACGGACAAACAACCGGTGGCTACCCAAGAATATTACAATTATCGGATAAGGCAATCGCCATCTTGGCACAAAAAAGAGCAGGTTCTAAAATCGCTTTTAAGCTGCTGTAG
- a CDS encoding methyltransferase domain-containing protein yields MEQLEQKWNTNLYNDKHSFVYAYGASLIDILNPKINERILDLGCGSGELTALINERSEDVVGMDKSVEMISKAKIQFPLCKFEVGDASRFNFDVPFDAIFSNAALHWVTNYNEAITCMYRNLKKGGRIVLEFGGKDNVKKITTQLRKSLLKRGYKNQAELKLWYFPSIGEYTIALESAGFLVSSAQWYARPTELADDKTGIKDWLQMFCKPFLVEVDNSDVSDILTEVQEFLRSDLHVDGKWFADYKRIRIVAHR; encoded by the coding sequence ATGGAACAATTGGAGCAAAAATGGAATACTAATTTATATAACGATAAACACTCGTTTGTATATGCGTATGGGGCTTCTTTGATTGATATTCTAAATCCCAAAATAAACGAACGTATACTGGATTTAGGTTGTGGTTCCGGAGAATTAACGGCTTTAATAAATGAACGAAGTGAGGATGTTGTTGGAATGGACAAATCCGTGGAGATGATAAGTAAGGCAAAAATTCAGTTTCCTTTATGCAAATTTGAAGTGGGAGATGCCAGTCGTTTTAATTTCGACGTCCCTTTTGATGCCATATTTTCTAATGCAGCTCTACATTGGGTTACTAATTATAATGAGGCCATTACTTGCATGTATCGTAATTTGAAGAAGGGAGGAAGAATAGTACTCGAATTTGGAGGTAAGGATAATGTAAAAAAGATTACCACGCAGTTACGGAAGTCCCTTCTGAAGAGAGGATACAAAAATCAAGCTGAGCTTAAGCTTTGGTACTTTCCTTCAATAGGTGAATATACAATTGCATTAGAGTCTGCTGGTTTCTTGGTTAGTTCGGCGCAATGGTATGCCAGACCAACAGAACTCGCGGATGATAAAACAGGAATTAAAGATTGGCTTCAAATGTTTTGCAAACCTTTTTTGGTGGAGGTAGATAATTCGGATGTCAGCGATATTTTAACAGAAGTACAGGAATTTCTCCGATCAGATTTACACGTTGATGGTAAATGGTTCGCAGATTATAAAAGAATAAGAATAGTAGCACATAGATAA